In Miscanthus floridulus cultivar M001 chromosome 8, ASM1932011v1, whole genome shotgun sequence, the sequence GGCCTTTGGGAGAAAATAAGGCATATGTTGAGATATAAAAAATTTGGATCCTATATACAAGGTTTTAGCAGCATGAAGTCATAACTGAAATCAGAAAGCAAATAGTATATTTCCATATGTAAATTATTTATTGTCTCAACTCTGAGTAAACAATAATAGCCATGAACAAATAAGTAAACAGCAACAGCATAGGTTTATCATCTGGCTTAGTCAAGGACCTATAAGTCTGAGCCACGAACAAATAATAACCGCCTTTTCAGATATAAATACACTGACCAGTGACCACTGTACTTTAAAGTTTAAACTGAACCATTTCAGATAATCATAGATGTCGAAATCTACTGTTTATCAGAGGAAAACAACTGAAAACTGCAGTTCTTGAGAAAATATATCACATATGCAAATAGCAAACTCATTTCAAGGCACGCTGGTGAGtcagaaaaaaaaattatcaacttGTTAGAGAATTAACAGGTGAAGAATCAACCTGTGAAGAATCAATTAACATTCCATGGACATCACATAAATCAATGATACCACGAAGCACTAACCACATTGATATCTATAAGGCATTCCTTCTGAAGTAGTTGATTATTTCACTGCAAGGGTCTGGAATCAACTTTGTGCTTAAACGATTACTATGTTTGTCATCAGTGCCTGCTGTTTTCTGTGCCCATGCAGAAGAACATATTTTTCCCATGTAATGTGATATTCCAATCTTCATGGCAGCCCTAATTCGCAGCAGGATTTGAATGTATACACTGTAGACACAGGATAACTCGAAAAACCTAGCTCAATTCAGAAGAACTAGTTGACGAAATCCTAGAAATGATTAGGGGTGGAAAGAATACCAATATTCATTTGCCACACCAAGGGGCAAGGGTATGAAAGGAAGAGTCGGTTATCCACTTTTGAGAGGTAGACATGAAAAGAGATACTGAAATGCACTTGCAGTGGCATTGCAGCACTCCTACCTTTTCTGAATTCTTGAATACACAAGATGGAGGTATGCATAGCTTATTTGCCACTAGTGCTCAGTTTCAGTTGCTCAAACACAAAGATAATGCAAAGTATAATCTTACCATTAATTTTTAGCTTCATTGAAGCACAGCAATGATAGCACCGGGACACTAATCAGAATCACCTAAAAGAGAACTTTTTGCCATGCTTGCATACTGCATTCGCTTACATAATGCATTCAGTCCCATGGTCGTAGCTAGGGGTATTCATGTGTATTCATGTGTATTCACATGAACACATGAATACCCATGATTTTATATAGAAATTTAGTATATCATGTAGTATTAATATATGTATAAAAAACAGAATATTACTCCATTGTTCAGGCTTAAAGGAATTTCAATAAGAGCACAGTAATTTTCCTTCACTTTCATGTTGATATTTTTGTGGTGTGTATTTTATTGGTCAAATAAAAAGCACAGTGAATACCCAGCTGTTAAATTCTGGCTACGCCACTGTTAAGAATACACCATATGACCATATGGATCCTTAAATGCACAAATTGTGTGAAATAAGAAAACACTCACATAGTGACACAAATCAACATTTCTGTGATAGAGGCTCAGATGAATTATGTGAAACAGGAGAACACTCACATTGATCAACATTCCTTTCTACAAAGACTGAGCACAGATGTTTAGTACATTATTGCAACGCTACGAGGTTCTGTGAACATGTGAAGCAGGAAAAACATGTGACTCGTTTTTATGACCTAACCAAAGGAGGCCCTCTGCACGGAAGCGTCCACCTCTGTCACACGTCATCCCCGGCGCCGTCGAGGGCCTTGAGGCCCTCGGCCACCGCCCGCGCGCGGTTCTGCGCCTGCCTCTCCACCGCCACGAAGTAGAGGCCTGTACGGAAACACCAGAGGAGCGAGACCGCGGCGGCAACGGGGAGAAGTGGTTAGGGGAAGACCGCGACGGAATGGGAGCAGAATAGCAGGGGGTAGGGTTTTTAGGTACGGGTGCTTACTCATGGCGCTGCCCAGGGCGCAGATCCATAGGATGCGCTGCGACCACCTGTCTCCCACCACGCCCCGGCCTCCCAGCCCCATCCTCCGGTCGCCGCCGCCGGCAAAGCCGCTCGCTTCGACTTGGTCTCTGTCGTCTCTGTCGCCGACCGCTCCGGCTGTTCGCGGCGTGCGTGCGCGCCCGATGAATGGGCTCTACGTGTGAGATCTCAGCCTTTTGGGCTTGGGCCGTTGAGAGAGGAGCGCTGCGGCCTGGATATAATCGAAGGAGAGAAAAAGGGAAAAAATGTCCATTTAACCTCCTCCAACTTtcctcaacaaaaaaaaaaaaaaaaataataatcCTCCAACTTTCACTCGAAATTCGATTCTCCTCCAGTCCTCCACTAGTTGAAAAAACGGTACCTGAgatcctttttttttttaaaacgcGTTGAATTTACACCTTGGATGGTTTTAATGGTGGTTTTATCCTATATGGCGCCACATCACCCCAAAGGAAAAATCAGGCTACTTTGATAGTTTAGGGTCAAACAAGCTTTATAAAAAAAGTTATATaaataatttttcaaaaaaaatcatcCAACTGTTTCTTTCTGGACAACTTATTATGCAATTAAAAATCCAAAAATCTGATCCAAACTTTAAAAAATCATTGAAGATTTGCTTTAGCTTGGAAAATATAAAAGTATGAAACCAGTTTTAAACTTTTGCTAAAATCATGTTCTATCTTATGGTGCTTATCTTAGAATGACCAGACTCTTACGAAATCTTCTTTTCATATTTATTTACTAGCAGATGCTCTCGTTATCCATTTTAATTAGTCTACATTGATCACGCAAATTATGTAGAAGTAAAGTAACTTCGACAGCACAATTCGACAACACAGGTATAGTCTATGTGGTCACAGCTACATCTAGTGTTATGGGCTTATGGCCTATACAACGCTCCACCTCATGTAGCAAGGACGAGGTGGAAGGCCCAAAACATAAAATGCTTTGCATTACCGTCTGCTAATATCACATATAATTTAGAATTTCAGATCACGTGTGAGAAGTTCGTGCATCATCCTTCAACAGGACCAATGCTAGTATGCTACCCAAAAAGAGTAGGTTAAATCAGATGTCGTCTAGCAAGTGGCAATGCGCATCCACACCTTTtcttgaagaaaaaaaaagagaaaagaacatCCACCTTACTGGCCATACTCCTTCGAGAAAGAGAAAATGGCGCCACTTCCAGCTTCTTCAGACAGATATATGGATACCCATACAACTAACAATTATAGTATAGTATCTTTCAGTGAACCAGCATGCCAACCTACTCGGAGACCAGGAGGAGACTATGGTCCATCCCTGCTGTAACTTGCAAGACTTCCACCCCTTCCAGGGTATCTACAAGACACGGCTCCGCCTCATCAATGGAGCTGCCCAGACCTAACCTGCCATTCCTGCCTGATCCCCAGGTCCAAACTTCACCTTTGGACGTGAGAGCAACTGAATGGACTCGACCAGCCGAGGCCGTTACCAGCCTCTCCGTGCTCATACAGTCCACCAGTGCAGGGATGTCCTCTTGACCAGGCCGTCCGAGCTGGGAGCTGCAGTTCCACCCCCATGAGAGGAGGCCAGTTTCCACACCATCAGTGCCCTCAGTCGTTGTATGGCATAGTGTGAGAGAGTGACCGACACTTGCTGACATGGAGAATGGCTTGTAGCTCATGCCAACAGGAAGCAATTTGGGCGGCCCTGCCTTCCTACCCAGTTGTCCGTAAGTGTTGTCACCACCGCTCAGTACAATGCCATCAGCTGGAAAATTACAGAAACCATATGAGATGGTGGTAGGCATAGATTTGAAAATAAGAATACCCCAAAAGGCTAATTTGAGAATGATAGATGGTCACTATGTTTCATTTTCCGTAGTGTGTTTCCTAAGAGGCTAAGATGACATAATCTTTTCCTATACTGATCCTATAAGTAACATTAGCAATAGCGTCCTAGTGGAACATGagactcattacacaaatgtccAGCTACTTGCATTGTATGTTAAATTGTCCATACAGGACCAAGCAAGATTTGTCAAGATGTGATAATGACAGGTAATAACCAATTGTTATCTAAAACATGTACTATTTGCATCTGCAGTACAAGATATTTCCAATGTTTGATCACATCAAATATTATTGAAGCAACATTACAGCATAGCTTATTGACTCTGGTTACCAAGAGAGCAGCAGAGAAGCACGAGAAAAGTATTATCCATCACAAATATGCACACAAGGAGTTTCGTTTGTAGTGAAAATAAATACTCACAGCAGAGAATCAAGGAATGATCAAGCCCACAAGATACGTCAGACACCTCAAGACGACTCACTTCATGAACAAGTGATGGTTCCCAGATAATGGGCATATTGTCTTCACTGCGAATTTTCTCTTCAACCATCTTTTCAACAGCCTCCAGCATTGAACTAGAATACTTGTCTGCCATTTTTCCTATGTATTCTTCTGCAGAAAGAGCTCTAGTGCTTTGACCCATTTCTCCTAACCTTCCATTTTCCGAGTAGCCCCAACCAAATAGCTTTCCATCCTTTGTCAATGCCATGGCATGCCCCCATCCAAATGATACCTACCATTATTCCTTCAGTTAACATCATTGTTAATCCATTTATTTAATTTCTGGGAGAAAGTTAGCACCTTAACAATGTCGTAGCTACCAAGAGCTTCCACTTTAGATGGCACTGCTGCTTCTACAATACCCTTCCCAAGTCCAAGTTGGCCACGCTTTGATCTCCCCCAAATCCATAAAGAACCATCAGATCCTATTGCTGCTGAAACAACGCCTGAAGCAGATACAGCTTGAACTTGAACATTTTCCAATCCTCTGACCAGTTCTGCGTTGCTCCAAGTATTCCTGTCATTTAGTGAAATGGTTGAAAAGTTTTATGCATATCCTTGATAAGTAACACTGGCGTAAGGACAAGGAGACAAGCATTAATGGTTAAGTTCCAAGGAACAAAAATCTGATAGACAAAGTTTCATTAGGTAGAGTGGGCAAAATGTTAATAttcttaatagtagaaaataTTTAATTATTATAAATATACAAAACTGAAACCAGTAAAAGAAGCAGTGTCCACGCTAAGGCTCTCTTTGACAGGACTTTAGTTGGAGTTTCTCTACCGGCTTAATCAAAAGCTCTGCCAAATGTGCACACACGAGCATGGCTTTTGAAGATGAAGCTATTTTGCCCAGAAGCCAAAACCAAACCAAAAACAGTGAAGCTGAAGCCATTTTGCCCAGAAGCCAAAACCACcaaaaagtggcttctcctggCTTCATcaatccaaatagggcctaaaaAATATCCAAATCTTTCACTCTCCCATAACCTTCAGTGTTTCTTTCAATAAATACTGCTGAGTTATGTTGTTCCTAGCTCCATAAGTCTTTCTTGTTTCACCTAATG encodes:
- the LOC136471341 gene encoding ultraviolet-B receptor UVR8, whose translation is MRSLLLARTCAFASRRFLSALAGSGAGGPCAGVVYGFGDNSHGAVGQPPPAADAYVPTPVPSLPPSVSAVAAGHYHSLAVSAAGEVWAWGRNDEGQLGRGLHSPRNTWSNAELVRGLENVQVQAVSASGVVSAAIGSDGSLWIWGRSKRGQLGLGKGIVEAAVPSKVEALGSYDIVKVSFGWGHAMALTKDGKLFGWGYSENGRLGEMGQSTRALSAEEYIGKMADKYSSSMLEAVEKMVEEKIRSEDNMPIIWEPSLVHEVSRLEVSDVSCGLDHSLILCSDGIVLSGGDNTYGQLGRKAGPPKLLPVGMSYKPFSMSASVGHSLTLCHTTTEGTDGVETGLLSWGWNCSSQLGRPGQEDIPALVDCMSTERLVTASAGRVHSVALTSKGEVWTWGSGRNGRLGLGSSIDEAEPCLVDTLEGVEVLQVTAGMDHSLLLVSE